One segment of Neobacillus endophyticus DNA contains the following:
- the ytkD gene encoding RNA deprotection pyrophosphohydrolase, which produces MITFLDQNGHIVELSFSKHAFSEKANHVLVICQYGDCWVLTRHKVRGLEFPGGKCEPGETLEEAARREVYEETGAILDDLQFLAEYKVSGETGAFVKSVFWGRVNTIEQTKSYHETNGPDVVQGDLSRVRFDKEYSFIMKDQVIEECLKYINELICKQK; this is translated from the coding sequence ATGATTACATTTTTAGACCAGAACGGCCACATTGTGGAACTGTCATTTTCTAAGCATGCTTTTTCAGAAAAGGCTAATCATGTGCTTGTTATTTGTCAATATGGGGATTGTTGGGTATTAACCCGCCATAAAGTCAGAGGGCTCGAATTTCCAGGTGGTAAATGTGAACCTGGGGAAACACTTGAGGAGGCAGCAAGAAGAGAGGTTTATGAAGAAACTGGAGCCATTTTAGATGATTTACAATTTTTGGCTGAGTACAAAGTCTCAGGCGAGACAGGAGCATTTGTCAAATCTGTTTTTTGGGGAAGAGTAAATACGATAGAGCAAACAAAGAGTTATCATGAAACGAATGGTCCAGATGTTGTTCAAGGAGATTTGTCGCGGGTAAGATTTGACAAGGAGTATAGTTTCATTATGAAGGATCAAGTGATAGAGGAATGTCTAAAATATATTAATGAACTTATTTGTAAACAAAAATAA
- the ytzI gene encoding YtzI protein: MYTVFVVCIVIVIVVLLLAVITTSKAYSYKHTIDSLENNPNIKQENDQHTIEKNER; encoded by the coding sequence TTGTATACAGTTTTTGTTGTATGCATCGTTATTGTCATTGTCGTCCTGTTATTGGCAGTCATTACTACTTCCAAAGCATATTCCTATAAGCATACAATTGACTCATTAGAAAATAATCCAAATATTAAACAAGAGAATGACCAACATACAATCGAGAAAAACGAGCGATAA
- a CDS encoding IS1182 family transposase, with protein MLSKNTQINRDQIEMIALDQLVPADHLVRKIEAAVDFSFIYSLVEDLYSTKRGRSSIDPVVLIKMAFIQYTFGIRSMRQTIKEIETNMAYRWFLGFGFYDKVPHFSTFGKNYERRFKDTDLFEQIFYRILKEAADKKLVSSEHVFIDSTHVKASANKRKFEKKVVRKESKAYEARLQAEINSDREEHGKKPIPPDKYEKEENKEIKESTTDSESGYYVKDERTKQFAYSFHAAADRNGFVLGTIVTPGNVHDSTMLEPLVEKVIEKCGKPNAVAADAGYKTPAIAQYLIENEIRPALPYTRPRTKEGYLKKHDYVYDEHFDCYICPEGQVLDYRTTTKEGYRQYISNPVICKDCPLLAQCTQSQNHQKLIQRHIWEPYLEEAEHLRHTEENKIIYARRKETIERVFADAKEKHGMRWTTLRGLKKLSMQAMLTFAAMNLKKLATWTWKSPEMA; from the coding sequence ATGCTTTCGAAAAATACACAGATAAATCGTGACCAAATTGAAATGATTGCCTTAGATCAACTTGTACCTGCTGATCACTTGGTTCGCAAAATAGAAGCCGCAGTAGATTTTTCATTTATCTATTCATTGGTTGAAGATTTGTACTCAACTAAGCGCGGACGTTCAAGTATTGACCCTGTTGTATTAATTAAGATGGCTTTCATTCAATATACCTTCGGTATCCGTTCGATGCGTCAAACGATAAAGGAAATTGAAACAAATATGGCGTATCGCTGGTTTTTAGGATTTGGTTTTTATGATAAAGTACCCCACTTTTCAACTTTTGGTAAAAACTACGAACGTCGTTTTAAGGATACAGACTTATTTGAACAAATTTTCTACCGTATTTTAAAAGAGGCAGCAGATAAAAAGTTAGTTAGTTCGGAACATGTATTCATTGATTCAACTCACGTTAAAGCAAGTGCAAATAAACGCAAATTCGAAAAGAAAGTAGTTCGGAAAGAATCAAAAGCTTATGAAGCACGTCTTCAAGCAGAAATTAATAGTGATCGTGAAGAACATGGGAAAAAGCCCATCCCACCAGATAAATATGAAAAAGAAGAAAACAAAGAAATAAAAGAAAGTACAACAGATTCGGAGAGTGGTTACTATGTAAAAGACGAAAGGACAAAGCAATTTGCTTATTCATTTCATGCAGCCGCAGATAGAAATGGTTTTGTCCTGGGGACTATTGTAACTCCAGGTAACGTTCATGATAGTACAATGTTAGAGCCTCTAGTTGAAAAGGTCATTGAAAAATGTGGGAAACCTAATGCTGTAGCTGCTGATGCCGGATATAAAACACCTGCTATTGCTCAATATTTAATTGAAAATGAAATTCGCCCTGCTTTACCCTATACACGACCACGTACAAAGGAGGGATATTTGAAAAAGCACGATTATGTCTATGATGAGCACTTTGATTGTTACATATGTCCGGAAGGACAAGTTCTGGATTATAGAACGACTACTAAGGAAGGTTATCGACAGTACATCTCTAATCCTGTTATATGTAAGGATTGCCCACTTCTAGCACAATGTACACAAAGTCAAAATCATCAAAAGCTCATTCAACGACATATCTGGGAACCATATCTTGAAGAGGCTGAACATCTTCGTCATACAGAAGAGAATAAAATAATATATGCACGTCGTAAAGAAACAATTGAACGTGTATTCGCGGATGCGAAAGAAAAGCATGGTATGCGATGGACAACCTTAAGAGGTCTTAAAAAATTGTCCATGCAGGCGATGCTTACTTTTGCTGCTATGAATTTAAAGAAGTTGGCTACATGGACTTGGAAAAGTCCAGAAATGGCATAA
- a CDS encoding hydrolase, with protein sequence MAEQKKTYYIDVGTGHITKSATDSTWSFKIQATDEEITDLRELFDQNYSTEWQNFIRSHVPFLEYHYDKENDAYDRTIQQVYGMLYKLGDEEAKRHIESMNILPGES encoded by the coding sequence ATGGCTGAGCAAAAAAAGACTTATTACATAGATGTTGGAACGGGCCATATTACGAAGAGCGCCACTGATTCCACCTGGAGCTTTAAAATTCAGGCTACTGATGAAGAAATAACAGACCTACGTGAATTATTTGATCAAAATTATTCAACTGAATGGCAAAATTTTATCCGGTCACATGTTCCGTTTCTCGAATACCATTATGATAAGGAAAATGATGCATATGACAGGACCATTCAACAGGTTTATGGAATGTTATATAAATTAGGTGATGAAGAAGCGAAACGTCACATTGAATCAATGAATATTCTTCCGGGGGAATCCTAA
- a CDS encoding carbonic anhydrase: MKTAKKKKVLLVIGNEDKIEDIKKEFPSIDFENMIILQSYGSVISPFGDQMRDIILTVYQENVEEIIVTISKANKMNTDETIKKILENEELQEKLKTYHYLFTYCIPEFPEGGIKSWLEGSNPLKDDLQKSVEVIRQHPLLPSTVKVRSLLYSFESKKEVDFAVL; this comes from the coding sequence ATGAAAACTGCTAAAAAGAAAAAAGTTCTTTTGGTCATTGGGAATGAAGACAAAATAGAAGATATCAAAAAAGAATTTCCAAGCATTGATTTTGAAAATATGATTATTTTACAAAGTTATGGTTCTGTTATTTCTCCTTTTGGCGATCAAATGCGGGACATCATTTTAACTGTCTATCAGGAAAATGTTGAGGAAATCATTGTGACGATATCTAAAGCAAATAAAATGAATACAGATGAAACCATTAAAAAGATCCTTGAAAATGAAGAGTTACAAGAAAAACTTAAAACATATCATTATCTTTTTACTTATTGCATTCCTGAATTTCCGGAAGGCGGAATAAAAAGTTGGCTGGAGGGAAGCAACCCTCTTAAGGATGATCTCCAAAAAAGTGTCGAAGTTATTCGCCAGCATCCTCTGTTGCCATCCACTGTAAAAGTAAGGTCATTATTGTATAGTTTTGAATCTAAAAAAGAAGTAGATTTTGCTGTTTTATAA
- a CDS encoding DUF6154 family protein, with protein sequence MKLVDELYEMYRNKLTGDEEDIDMLAFAFLEEMSHEDLLALIQDMDKQELYDLMGLYLIESLKGKFAQEQYGQHRTNTYYPRNIH encoded by the coding sequence ATGAAACTTGTAGACGAACTTTATGAGATGTATCGAAATAAGCTGACTGGGGATGAAGAGGACATTGACATGCTGGCATTTGCCTTTTTAGAAGAAATGTCACATGAAGATCTTTTGGCATTGATTCAAGATATGGATAAACAAGAACTCTATGATTTAATGGGCCTTTATTTAATCGAAAGCTTAAAAGGGAAATTTGCTCAAGAACAATACGGCCAGCATCGTACCAATACTTATTATCCTCGAAACATTCATTGA
- a CDS encoding DUF2294 domain-containing protein translates to MDKTKGMIEAEISKALTHWEKTYLGRGSVSVKSDILRDMIIVILQGILSPAEYALCQDKEGLLSVKKNRNSLVETGIEDLKTIILEITDLEVVSFYTDISTRTGERVMVFKLSDELETKLS, encoded by the coding sequence ATGGATAAGACAAAAGGGATGATTGAAGCCGAAATTAGCAAGGCCTTAACCCATTGGGAGAAAACCTATCTTGGCCGCGGCTCCGTATCTGTTAAATCAGACATTCTTCGGGATATGATTATCGTCATTTTACAAGGGATCCTATCCCCTGCCGAATATGCCTTATGTCAAGATAAAGAAGGACTGCTTTCTGTTAAAAAGAATCGAAATAGCCTGGTGGAAACAGGAATTGAAGATTTAAAAACCATTATTTTAGAAATAACAGATCTCGAGGTAGTAAGTTTTTATACCGATATTAGCACACGTACCGGGGAAAGGGTCATGGTCTTTAAACTCTCGGATGAATTAGAAACCAAACTATCATAG
- a CDS encoding S-ribosylhomocysteine lyase, protein MPSVESFDLDHNAVKAPYVRHCGVHKVGSNGVVNKFDIRFCQPNKQAMKADAIHSLEHLLAHNIRDAAEKYDFDIIDISPMGCQTGFYLVVSGEPSVEEIIDLLEDTMKIALEATEVPASNEKQCGQAKLHTLEGAKELIRFWLKQDKEELKQIFA, encoded by the coding sequence ATGCCTTCAGTTGAAAGCTTTGATTTAGATCATAATGCCGTAAAGGCGCCTTATGTCCGCCATTGCGGTGTCCATAAAGTCGGTTCTAATGGTGTTGTTAATAAATTTGATATCCGTTTTTGCCAGCCCAATAAACAAGCGATGAAAGCTGATGCGATTCATTCTCTTGAACACTTGCTGGCCCATAATATTCGCGATGCTGCAGAGAAATATGATTTTGACATCATTGATATCTCGCCAATGGGATGCCAAACCGGTTTCTACCTTGTAGTCAGCGGAGAACCATCAGTAGAAGAAATCATCGATCTTCTTGAAGACACGATGAAAATAGCTCTTGAAGCAACGGAAGTACCAGCAAGTAATGAAAAACAGTGCGGCCAGGCTAAGCTTCATACCCTCGAGGGAGCAAAGGAGCTCATTCGTTTTTGGCTTAAGCAAGATAAAGAAGAATTAAAGCAAATATTTGCGTAA